In one Corallococcus silvisoli genomic region, the following are encoded:
- a CDS encoding SRPBCC family protein, translating to MSSPAIIQLDQVYAHPPAAVWRALTDPVLHAKWWAAGDVRPIVGHRFTLDMGAWGQQPCEVLEVEPERLLRYRFAAGTLDTLITWRLTPEGSGTRLTLTHEGFNLDSPMGRQAFEGMKKGWPGVLERLGPALGA from the coding sequence ATGAGTTCCCCCGCAATCATCCAGTTGGACCAGGTGTATGCCCATCCGCCCGCCGCGGTGTGGAGGGCCCTGACGGACCCGGTGCTCCACGCGAAGTGGTGGGCCGCGGGCGACGTGCGCCCCATCGTGGGCCACCGCTTCACGCTCGACATGGGCGCATGGGGCCAGCAGCCGTGCGAGGTGCTGGAGGTGGAGCCGGAGCGGCTGCTCCGCTACCGCTTCGCGGCGGGCACGCTGGACACGCTCATCACCTGGCGGCTCACGCCGGAGGGCAGCGGGACGCGGCTCACCCTCACGCACGAGGGCTTCAACCTGGACTCGCCCATGGGCCGGCAGGCCTTCGAAGGGATGAAGAAGGGCTGGCCCGG
- a CDS encoding GNAT family N-acetyltransferase, translating to MLTEPRFTYLRLTQADLPMLAEWLARPHVAEWWGAPPTLDELRQDLEVDIAADVSWQYIARLDGRPVGFIQAYDVMRADPDWWREETDPGARGIDQFLAHAEQLGQGLGTRLVGQFIAKLFEDPAVTKVQTDPSLDNARAIRAYEKAGFQPVARVVTPDGPALLMVVRRDAWRGP from the coding sequence ATGCTGACGGAGCCCCGCTTCACCTATCTGCGGCTCACCCAGGCGGACCTGCCGATGCTGGCGGAGTGGCTCGCGCGGCCCCATGTCGCGGAGTGGTGGGGTGCACCGCCCACGCTGGATGAGCTGCGCCAGGACCTGGAGGTGGACATCGCGGCGGACGTGAGCTGGCAGTACATCGCGCGGCTCGACGGCCGGCCGGTGGGGTTCATCCAGGCCTATGACGTCATGCGCGCGGACCCGGACTGGTGGCGCGAGGAGACGGACCCCGGGGCGCGCGGCATCGACCAGTTCCTCGCGCACGCGGAGCAGCTGGGGCAGGGCCTGGGCACCCGGCTGGTGGGCCAGTTCATCGCGAAGCTGTTCGAAGACCCGGCGGTGACGAAGGTGCAGACCGACCCGTCGCTCGACAATGCCCGGGCCATTCGCGCCTACGAGAAGGCCGGGTTCCAGCCGGTCGCGCGGGTCGTCACGCCGGATGGGCCCGCGCTGTTGATGGTCGTCCGCCGCGACGCGTGGCGTGGGCCGTAG
- a CDS encoding ArsR/SmtB family transcription factor, whose amino-acid sequence MNDPDVFSALSNPVRREILMQLRKGPRAVNDLASGFALGRPAVSEHLQVLRKARLVREEPRGRERYYHLDPRPLSEVGDWLQAFTHYWKQRLAALEDVLDEESRE is encoded by the coding sequence ATGAACGACCCGGATGTGTTTTCAGCGCTCTCCAATCCGGTGCGCCGGGAGATCCTGATGCAGCTGCGCAAGGGGCCCCGCGCGGTGAACGACCTGGCGAGCGGCTTCGCGCTGGGGCGTCCCGCCGTCTCCGAACACCTCCAGGTGCTCCGCAAGGCGCGGCTGGTCCGTGAGGAGCCCCGGGGACGCGAGCGCTACTATCACCTGGATCCACGTCCGCTGTCGGAGGTGGGCGACTGGCTCCAGGCCTTCACGCACTACTGGAAGCAGCGGCTTGCCGCGCTCGAGGACGTGCTCGACGAGGAGTCACGCGAATGA